A portion of the Polaribacter cellanae genome contains these proteins:
- the metE gene encoding 5-methyltetrahydropteroyltriglutamate--homocysteine S-methyltransferase, with product MKTHILGYPRIGSKRELKKACEQYWAGKISEKELKEVGNRIKSHNWNLQKEAGIDLISSNDFSFYDQVLDMSLTVNAIPERYKKLDFKSNLDLYFAMARGHQKNNIDVPAMEMTKWFDTNYHFIVPEFKKDQQFNLFSTKIINEYKEAKKQGIDTKPVLISPVSYLLLGKEKEEGFNRIDLISNLLPVYFKVLNELEEAGAKWVQFDEPLLALDLTEKEKYTIKQVYKQIQKKFPKLKIIVATYFEGLQDNLKLAVNLPIHTLHLDLVRNPNQLQDVLNNTPKNLSISLGIVDGRNVWKNDYQQSLATVQKAVEVLGKNRVLISTSCSLLHVPCDLDSENNEAILNLEIKNWLAFAKQKVNEVVILKQLFLDDTTEKSKNIILKNRKDISSKKTSTLINNPKVKARVATISNEHTKRDNPFSTRKILQKKALHLPLYPTTTIGSFPQTKEVRSWRNKFKKGEISQNEYEELLELETRKAINWQEEIGLDVLVHGEFERNDMVEYFGEQLNGFVFTKFGWVQSYGSRCVKPPIIFGDVSRPNPMTVKWTKFAQSLTSKLVKGMLTGPVTILQWSFVRNDQDRSVTCNQIALAIRDEVKDLEKAGIQIIQIDEPAIREGLPLRKTDWQNYLKWAIDAFKIASSGIHDETQIHTHMCYSEFNDIIQNIADMDADVITIECSRSQMELLDAFADFKYPNEIGPGVYDIHSPRVPNKDEMVLLLKKAKKVIPENLLWVNPDCGLKTRGWDETKKALTEMVTAAKILREKTLSNSI from the coding sequence ATGAAAACACACATTTTAGGCTATCCGCGAATTGGTAGCAAAAGAGAGTTAAAGAAAGCTTGCGAGCAGTATTGGGCTGGCAAAATTTCCGAAAAAGAGTTAAAAGAGGTTGGTAATCGTATTAAAAGCCACAATTGGAATCTTCAAAAAGAGGCAGGAATAGACCTAATTTCTAGCAACGATTTTTCTTTTTACGATCAAGTTTTAGATATGTCGCTTACCGTTAACGCCATACCTGAAAGGTATAAGAAACTTGATTTTAAATCGAATTTAGATTTATATTTCGCAATGGCTCGAGGACATCAAAAAAACAATATAGATGTACCTGCAATGGAAATGACAAAATGGTTTGATACCAACTACCACTTTATTGTTCCAGAATTCAAAAAAGACCAACAATTTAATCTTTTTTCAACAAAAATTATTAACGAATACAAAGAAGCAAAAAAACAAGGAATCGATACAAAACCTGTCTTAATTTCGCCTGTTTCTTATTTACTTTTGGGAAAAGAAAAAGAGGAAGGTTTTAATAGAATCGATTTAATTAGCAACTTATTACCTGTTTACTTTAAAGTTTTAAATGAACTGGAAGAAGCTGGAGCAAAATGGGTTCAGTTTGATGAACCTCTTTTAGCTTTAGATTTAACCGAAAAAGAAAAATATACAATAAAACAAGTCTATAAACAAATACAAAAAAAATTTCCAAAACTTAAAATTATTGTAGCTACTTATTTTGAAGGATTACAAGATAATTTAAAATTAGCGGTAAACCTTCCTATCCATACCTTACATTTAGATTTGGTTAGAAACCCTAATCAATTACAAGATGTATTAAACAATACTCCCAAAAATTTATCTATTTCTTTGGGTATTGTAGATGGTAGAAACGTTTGGAAAAACGATTACCAGCAATCTTTAGCTACAGTACAAAAAGCTGTAGAAGTGTTAGGGAAAAATCGCGTTTTAATAAGCACAAGTTGTTCTTTGCTTCATGTTCCTTGTGATTTAGATAGTGAAAATAATGAGGCTATTTTAAATTTAGAAATAAAAAATTGGCTTGCCTTTGCCAAACAAAAAGTAAATGAGGTTGTTATTTTAAAGCAGTTATTTTTAGATGATACAACTGAAAAAAGTAAAAATATCATTTTAAAAAATCGTAAAGACATCAGTAGTAAAAAAACATCTACTTTAATAAACAACCCAAAAGTTAAAGCTAGAGTTGCTACTATTTCTAATGAACATACCAAGAGAGACAACCCATTTTCAACTCGAAAGATACTGCAAAAAAAAGCGCTGCACCTTCCACTCTACCCAACAACAACTATTGGCTCTTTTCCCCAAACCAAAGAAGTCCGTTCTTGGAGAAATAAATTTAAAAAAGGTGAAATTAGCCAAAATGAATATGAAGAATTACTAGAACTAGAAACTAGAAAAGCCATAAATTGGCAAGAAGAAATTGGACTTGATGTTTTGGTTCACGGGGAATTTGAACGTAACGACATGGTAGAATATTTTGGCGAACAATTAAATGGATTTGTTTTTACAAAATTTGGTTGGGTGCAAAGTTACGGGAGCAGATGTGTAAAACCTCCTATTATTTTTGGAGATGTTTCTCGACCAAACCCTATGACTGTAAAATGGACAAAATTTGCACAAAGTTTAACTTCTAAATTAGTAAAAGGAATGTTAACAGGACCAGTAACTATATTACAATGGAGTTTTGTAAGAAACGACCAAGACCGTTCCGTTACTTGTAACCAAATTGCATTAGCCATAAGAGATGAAGTTAAGGACTTAGAAAAAGCCGGTATTCAAATAATTCAAATTGATGAGCCAGCTATTAGAGAAGGTTTACCTTTACGAAAAACCGACTGGCAAAATTATTTAAAATGGGCAATAGACGCTTTTAAAATAGCATCTTCTGGCATTCATGACGAAACCCAAATTCACACTCATATGTGTTATTCCGAATTTAATGATATCATACAAAATATTGCAGACATGGATGCAGATGTAATAACCATTGAATGTTCTCGTTCTCAAATGGAATTGTTAGATGCTTTTGCCGATTTTAAATATCCGAATGAAATTGGTCCTGGTGTTTACGATATTCATTCTCCAAGAGTGCCAAATAAAGATGAAATGGTTTTATTATTAAAAAAAGCAAAAAAAGTAATTCCAGAAAACTTACTTTGGGTAAACCCAGATTGTGGTTTAAAAACTAGAGGCTGGGATGAAACAAAAAAAGCTTTAACAGAAATGGTAACAGCTGCAAAAATTTTAAGAGAAAAAACACTTAGTAATAGTATTTAA
- a CDS encoding isoprenyl transferase, whose product MDKKLRINLQRVPKHVAIIMDGNGRWAKSKGMNRIFGHRNALTAVRESVKGASQIGVDAITLYAFSTENWKRPKMEVDALMSLLINSLKKELPDFQENGVKVNAIGNIETLPKKAQKVLKDVIFETRNNTKIVLTFALSYGSREEIVNTIKNISKKVVNKELLIEEIDENTINNHLYTFNLPEVDLMIRTSGEQRISNFLLWQMAYAELYFTDILWPDFRKEHFYDAIIEYQNRERRFGKTSEQITE is encoded by the coding sequence ATGGATAAAAAACTACGCATTAACTTACAAAGAGTACCAAAACACGTTGCCATTATTATGGATGGTAATGGACGCTGGGCTAAAAGTAAAGGAATGAATAGGATTTTTGGACACAGAAATGCCCTAACAGCTGTAAGAGAATCCGTAAAAGGTGCTTCACAAATTGGTGTAGACGCAATTACTTTGTATGCATTTTCTACTGAAAACTGGAAAAGACCAAAGATGGAAGTAGATGCATTAATGAGTTTATTAATTAACTCGTTAAAAAAAGAATTGCCAGATTTTCAAGAAAATGGTGTAAAAGTAAACGCCATTGGAAATATAGAAACACTTCCTAAAAAAGCTCAAAAAGTATTAAAAGATGTTATTTTTGAAACCAGAAATAACACCAAAATTGTCTTAACCTTCGCTTTAAGCTATGGCTCAAGAGAAGAAATTGTTAATACTATCAAAAACATATCTAAAAAAGTTGTTAATAAAGAACTTTTAATTGAAGAAATTGACGAAAATACTATTAATAACCATTTATATACGTTTAATTTGCCAGAGGTAGATTTAATGATACGTACAAGTGGTGAACAACGTATTAGTAATTTCTTATTATGGCAAATGGCCTATGCCGAATTATATTTTACAGATATACTTTGGCCAGATTTTAGAAAAGAGCATTTTTACGATGCAATTATAGAATATCAGAATAGAGAACGAAGATTTGGAAAAACAAGCGAACAAATTACAGAATAA
- a CDS encoding acyl-CoA thioesterase yields the protein MTIKERIEESETRQFKAVFPNTTNHYDTLFGGTALSLMDEVAFITATRFSRQRMVTVSSNKIDFTKPIPAGTIVELIGRVSHIGTTSLKVEVNIYIEQMYNYQKEHAIFGEFTFVAIDKNKDPVKITQ from the coding sequence ATGACAATAAAAGAGAGAATTGAAGAATCTGAAACACGCCAATTTAAAGCCGTTTTTCCAAATACAACAAATCATTACGACACACTTTTTGGAGGTACTGCCTTGTCTTTAATGGATGAAGTTGCTTTTATAACTGCAACAAGGTTTAGTAGACAAAGAATGGTTACTGTAAGTAGCAACAAGATCGATTTTACAAAACCGATTCCTGCAGGAACCATAGTAGAATTGATTGGTAGAGTATCGCACATTGGAACCACAAGTCTAAAAGTAGAAGTTAATATTTACATAGAACAAATGTATAATTACCAAAAAGAACACGCTATTTTTGGAGAGTTTACCTTTGTAGCCATTGATAAAAACAAAGATCCTGTAAAAATTACTCAGTAA
- a CDS encoding NAD kinase codes for MKKVAVYGQSYSISAEKEIQILLEVLEENNIVCFIEKKFYDLLIEGGILDKKYPTFSHFSDLNSSFETMFTLGGDGTILRAVTYIRDLGIPLLGINTGRLGFLATINKKNIKESVELIIRGEYSLQERTLLSVRTVPKTEEFTELNFALNEVTIARKNTTSMIGVTTNLNNEYLTNYWADGLIIATPTGSTGYSLSCNGPVISPDSKNLVITPIAPHNLNARPMVISDGTSIQLEVDSREKEFLISLDSRITTVPKNTNVFIEKAAFTIQSIIPKNQSFLQTLRSKLLWGEDTRNETNL; via the coding sequence TTGAAAAAAGTAGCAGTTTACGGACAATCATATTCAATTTCAGCAGAGAAAGAAATTCAGATTTTACTGGAAGTTCTTGAGGAAAATAATATTGTTTGTTTTATTGAGAAGAAATTTTACGATTTATTAATTGAAGGAGGTATTTTGGATAAGAAATACCCTACTTTTTCTCATTTTTCTGATTTAAACAGTTCTTTCGAAACCATGTTTACTTTAGGTGGAGATGGAACCATATTAAGAGCAGTTACTTACATTAGAGATTTAGGGATTCCGCTTTTAGGAATAAATACTGGTAGACTGGGTTTCTTAGCCACCATTAACAAAAAAAACATTAAAGAAAGTGTAGAGTTAATTATAAGAGGCGAATATTCGTTGCAAGAAAGAACACTTTTATCTGTTAGAACAGTACCCAAAACAGAAGAGTTTACTGAATTAAATTTTGCCCTAAATGAAGTAACAATCGCAAGAAAAAACACAACTTCTATGATCGGTGTAACCACCAATTTAAATAACGAATATTTAACCAATTATTGGGCAGATGGTTTAATAATTGCTACACCAACAGGTTCTACAGGATACTCTTTAAGTTGTAATGGACCTGTAATTTCGCCAGATTCTAAAAATTTAGTCATTACACCTATTGCACCTCATAATTTAAATGCAAGACCCATGGTTATTTCTGACGGAACCTCCATTCAATTAGAAGTAGATTCCAGAGAAAAAGAGTTTTTAATTTCTTTAGATTCTAGAATTACCACAGTTCCAAAAAACACAAATGTTTTTATTGAAAAAGCCGCATTTACCATACAAAGTATAATTCCTAAAAATCAATCTTTTTTACAAACTTTACGCAGTAAATTATTATGGGGAGAAGATACCAGAAACGAAACCAATCTTTAA
- a CDS encoding pyridoxine 5'-phosphate synthase encodes MTKLSVNINKIATLRNSRGGNVPNLLKVAKDIESFGAEGITIHPRPDERHIRYKDARDLKKIVTTEFNIEGNPIKSFMDLVLETKPTQVTLVPDAVDAITSNAGWDTIKHQDFLQEVIKEFQQNGIRTSIFIDTDLKLIEAAAKTGTDRIELYTEEFASQFEIGNKNAVKPYTEAAILAHQLGLGINAGHDLSLDNIKFFKENIPHLAEVSIGHALIAESLYLGLENVVNMYLHRLK; translated from the coding sequence ATGACAAAGTTAAGCGTAAATATTAACAAAATTGCAACTTTAAGAAATTCTCGTGGTGGAAATGTACCGAATTTATTAAAAGTTGCTAAAGATATCGAAAGTTTTGGAGCGGAAGGAATTACAATTCACCCAAGACCAGATGAACGACATATTCGTTATAAAGACGCAAGAGATTTAAAAAAAATAGTAACTACAGAATTTAATATAGAAGGAAATCCTATAAAAAGTTTTATGGATTTGGTCTTGGAAACAAAACCTACGCAAGTTACTTTGGTGCCAGATGCTGTAGATGCTATTACATCGAATGCAGGTTGGGATACTATAAAACATCAAGATTTTTTGCAGGAAGTAATTAAAGAGTTTCAACAAAATGGCATTAGAACTTCTATTTTTATTGATACCGATTTAAAACTGATTGAAGCTGCTGCAAAAACGGGAACAGATAGAATTGAATTGTACACAGAAGAATTTGCATCTCAGTTCGAGATTGGAAATAAAAACGCTGTAAAACCATATACAGAAGCTGCGATTTTAGCTCATCAATTAGGTTTAGGAATTAATGCTGGGCATGATTTAAGTTTAGATAATATTAAATTTTTCAAAGAAAATATTCCGCATTTAGCCGAGGTTTCTATAGGACACGCTTTAATTGCAGAAAGCTTGTATTTAGGCTTGGAAAATGTAGTGAATATGTATTTGCACCGATTGAAATAA
- the bamA gene encoding outer membrane protein assembly factor BamA, whose amino-acid sequence MKLLSATIVFTALFFTYSTTAQVKKDSLSVVKKDTISTNKLSYEKGKEYILGGVSVTGLQKFSEETVRVFTGLRYGQPIKLPGDKLTSAIKKLYESKQFSDVDVYLAKVDGNTVYLQFDVQELPQLNQVKINGIKRSKAKELIKETDLKLGVMVTDNLLVTTKNYFAKKYTDKGFLKTKVSIDVKKDTSDINSVNMSVFIDKGKRIKIKDIIFTGNKALSGRQLRKAMKNTKEKFFGRFWKTSKYIEEDYQEDLESIVDKYSRLGYRDARILSENITWNDDNTININIDLEEGRQYRFAEILFVGNKEYTDEQLHQILRIDKGDIYNGAVLKERVKGDGTPTSFDISTTYQDNGFLFSQVNAVETKVENDSITVEIRIREDEKARIKKVTVSGNDKTNDHVLFRELRVKPGSLFSRKEIIRSIREVGQLGFFDQNVVPDVNPNYQNKTTDINFNVVEKGGSQIELQGGYGGGSFIGTLGLSFNNFSIRNIFKKEAYKPLPMGDGQKLSLRLQSSRTYNTYSFSFTEPWLGGRKPRSLSFSIYSSNQYQLNPQTFDVDKSRSLGIIGASLGLGERLKWPDDYFQLSQTISYQSFKLNNYGFRVGADVLNNGTLNNLSYSATLARNSAGPSLIFPTYGSEFSFGVKATLPYSLLNNKDYSGLAPAEKYKWLEYYKLNAKGKWYTSFTDKLVLMSNAEMGYLGFYNDELGQSPFERYFVGGDGIAVFQLDGREVVGLRGYQNNRLSSIEGGTIYNKFQLELRYSITDSPSASIYTLGFLEAGNSYDNFKDFNPFKVKRSAGLGIRIFMPAFGLLGIDFAHGFDPLPGQSEKSGWQTHFIIGRQF is encoded by the coding sequence ATGAAATTACTTTCTGCCACAATAGTGTTTACAGCACTATTTTTTACTTATAGCACAACTGCACAAGTTAAAAAAGATAGTTTATCCGTAGTTAAAAAAGATACGATATCTACCAATAAATTAAGTTACGAAAAAGGTAAGGAATACATTTTAGGTGGTGTTTCTGTAACTGGTCTTCAAAAATTTAGCGAAGAAACTGTACGTGTTTTTACAGGCTTAAGGTATGGGCAACCCATTAAACTTCCTGGAGACAAATTAACAAGTGCTATTAAAAAATTATACGAAAGTAAACAATTTAGCGACGTAGATGTTTATCTAGCAAAAGTAGATGGAAACACGGTTTACCTTCAGTTCGATGTGCAAGAACTTCCTCAATTAAATCAAGTAAAAATAAATGGAATTAAGCGTTCCAAAGCAAAAGAACTTATTAAAGAAACCGATTTAAAATTAGGTGTAATGGTTACAGACAATTTACTTGTAACTACTAAAAATTACTTCGCAAAAAAATATACAGATAAAGGTTTCTTAAAAACAAAAGTTTCTATAGATGTAAAAAAAGACACTTCCGACATTAATAGTGTTAATATGTCTGTTTTTATCGACAAAGGAAAAAGAATTAAAATAAAAGACATCATTTTTACTGGTAACAAAGCACTTTCTGGAAGACAGTTAAGAAAAGCGATGAAAAACACCAAAGAGAAGTTTTTTGGTCGTTTCTGGAAAACCTCTAAATATATAGAAGAAGATTACCAAGAAGATTTAGAAAGTATTGTAGACAAATACAGTAGATTAGGATATAGAGATGCTCGTATTTTAAGTGAAAACATTACATGGAACGACGATAATACCATTAATATAAATATCGATTTAGAAGAAGGTAGGCAATATCGTTTTGCAGAAATTTTATTTGTTGGTAACAAAGAATATACAGACGAGCAATTGCATCAAATTTTAAGAATCGATAAAGGAGACATATATAATGGAGCCGTTTTAAAAGAACGTGTTAAAGGAGATGGAACTCCAACCTCTTTCGACATCTCTACAACATACCAAGACAATGGCTTCTTGTTTTCTCAAGTAAATGCTGTTGAAACAAAGGTAGAAAACGACTCTATTACTGTAGAAATTAGAATTAGAGAAGACGAAAAAGCACGTATTAAAAAAGTAACTGTTTCTGGAAATGACAAAACAAACGACCATGTACTTTTTAGAGAATTACGTGTAAAGCCAGGGAGTTTATTTAGTAGAAAAGAAATTATTAGATCTATTAGAGAAGTTGGTCAATTAGGTTTCTTCGACCAAAACGTGGTTCCAGATGTTAATCCCAATTATCAAAACAAAACAACAGATATTAATTTTAATGTTGTAGAAAAAGGTGGTAGCCAAATCGAATTGCAAGGAGGTTATGGTGGTGGTTCTTTTATTGGAACGCTAGGATTGTCTTTTAACAATTTCTCTATCAGAAATATTTTTAAAAAAGAAGCCTACAAGCCATTACCTATGGGAGATGGTCAAAAACTATCTTTAAGATTACAATCTAGTAGAACTTATAACACTTACAGTTTCTCTTTTACAGAACCATGGTTAGGTGGTAGAAAACCAAGATCTTTATCCTTCTCTATTTATTCTTCAAACCAATATCAATTAAACCCACAAACTTTTGATGTAGATAAAAGTAGAAGTTTAGGAATTATTGGAGCTTCTTTAGGTTTAGGTGAACGTTTAAAGTGGCCAGATGATTATTTCCAGTTATCGCAAACTATTTCTTACCAAAGTTTTAAATTGAATAACTACGGCTTTAGAGTTGGAGCAGATGTATTAAATAATGGTACCTTAAACAATTTATCTTATAGTGCTACATTGGCTAGAAATTCTGCTGGACCAAGTTTAATTTTTCCAACTTATGGATCTGAATTCTCTTTTGGTGTAAAAGCAACATTACCTTATTCTCTTTTAAATAATAAAGATTATTCTGGTTTAGCTCCTGCAGAAAAATACAAATGGTTAGAATATTATAAACTAAATGCAAAAGGAAAATGGTATACTTCTTTTACAGATAAATTAGTATTAATGTCTAACGCAGAAATGGGGTATTTAGGATTTTATAACGATGAGTTAGGACAGTCTCCATTCGAAAGATATTTTGTTGGTGGAGATGGAATTGCCGTTTTTCAATTAGATGGTAGAGAAGTTGTTGGTTTAAGAGGATATCAAAACAACAGATTATCTTCTATCGAAGGTGGTACCATTTACAATAAATTTCAGCTAGAATTAAGATATTCGATTACAGATTCGCCATCAGCATCTATTTATACCTTAGGTTTTTTAGAAGCAGGTAATTCTTATGACAATTTTAAAGATTTTAATCCGTTTAAAGTAAAACGTTCAGCTGGTTTAGGTATAAGAATTTTTATGCCTGCATTTGGTTTATTAGGAATCGACTTTGCACATGGATTTGATCCATTACCTGGACAATCTGAAAAATCTGGCTGGCAAACACATTTTATTATCGGAAGACAATTCTAA
- a CDS encoding CBS domain-containing protein yields MNITDYILNEIKALSLKNSVKQAKNLFDNFPITHFPVIENGKLLGSLAEDDIHTIENKNDELVAYSYLLNSFFVDEKATVLELLKIFADNNSNIIPVLNEEKEYIGYYDLCDVLDVFSTSPFMMEDSETLIIEKIENDYSMSKVCQIVESNGGKLLGIYISERKDDLVQLTLKIITEDINEIMHTFRRYDYKIVSTHENDIYLEDLKNRSDYLQKYLEM; encoded by the coding sequence ATGAACATTACAGATTACATATTAAATGAGATAAAAGCGTTGAGCTTAAAGAATAGTGTAAAACAAGCAAAAAATTTGTTTGATAATTTTCCAATTACACATTTCCCTGTAATAGAAAATGGCAAATTACTAGGTTCTCTTGCGGAAGATGATATACATACCATCGAAAATAAAAACGACGAATTAGTCGCATACAGTTATTTATTAAATTCTTTTTTTGTTGATGAAAAAGCGACTGTTTTAGAACTTTTAAAGATTTTTGCAGATAATAATAGCAATATTATACCTGTTTTAAACGAAGAAAAAGAATATATTGGTTATTACGATTTATGCGATGTTTTAGACGTTTTTTCCACGAGTCCGTTTATGATGGAAGACAGCGAAACTTTAATTATAGAAAAAATTGAAAATGATTATTCTATGAGTAAAGTTTGCCAGATTGTAGAATCGAATGGAGGAAAATTATTAGGCATTTACATCTCTGAAAGAAAAGATGATTTGGTGCAACTAACCTTAAAAATTATTACAGAAGACATTAACGAAATTATGCACACGTTTAGAAGATACGATTACAAAATAGTTTCCACGCACGAGAATGATATTTACTTGGAAGACTTAAAAAACAGGTCAGATTACCTCCAGAAATATTTGGAAATGTAA
- a CDS encoding alpha/beta fold hydrolase, translating to MENNPILHSSIKGEGKPLLILHGYFGMSDNWKTLGNQFSEDFQVHLIDQRNHGRSFHEDAFNYEVLVKDLHNYIQHYKLENIYLIGHSMGGKTAMLFAVTYPGLVDKLVVVDISPRMYEPHHNAILAGLNSIDFSIQNTRKLVEKKLSELIPEFGVRQFLMKNIYWKEKEQLAYRFNLQSLTKNNPEVGEALPPFTVFEKETLFLKGEKSNYITENEAPIIEAHFPNSKIVELKNAGHWAHAENPKQFYNEVCTFLN from the coding sequence ATGGAAAACAATCCAATATTACATTCATCCATAAAAGGGGAAGGAAAACCATTATTAATTCTACATGGTTATTTCGGAATGAGCGATAACTGGAAAACGTTGGGAAATCAGTTTTCGGAAGATTTTCAAGTACATTTAATAGATCAAAGAAATCACGGACGAAGCTTTCATGAAGACGCATTTAATTATGAAGTTTTAGTGAAAGACTTACACAATTATATACAACATTATAAATTAGAAAACATTTATTTAATTGGGCATTCTATGGGAGGAAAAACGGCAATGCTATTTGCAGTTACCTATCCAGGTTTAGTTGATAAATTGGTGGTAGTAGATATTTCTCCAAGGATGTACGAACCACATCATAATGCTATTTTAGCAGGTTTAAATTCGATTGATTTTTCTATTCAAAATACAAGAAAATTAGTGGAGAAGAAGCTTTCAGAATTAATTCCAGAATTTGGCGTGCGACAGTTTCTAATGAAAAATATTTATTGGAAAGAAAAAGAACAATTGGCATATCGATTTAATTTACAATCGCTCACAAAAAATAATCCTGAAGTTGGGGAAGCATTACCACCATTTACTGTTTTTGAAAAAGAAACGTTGTTTTTAAAAGGTGAAAAATCGAATTACATTACAGAAAACGAAGCACCAATTATCGAAGCTCATTTTCCAAATTCTAAAATTGTGGAATTAAAAAATGCTGGTCATTGGGCACATGCCGAAAACCCAAAGCAGTTTTATAATGAAGTTTGTACGTTTTTAAATTGA
- a CDS encoding DUF6089 family protein, translating to MKNSILFIVFVSFSSILLGQVYEIGVSVGGSNYVGDIGRTNYIYPNRPAGAVFFKYNWNPRMALRATYSYLPIQGDDVNADTDFKQNRELNFKNTIHELAAGMEYNFYEFDMSSKDKTWTPYILVELAAFRYKSAQAEPQPGEYVFTNKTSYAVPIGVGFKSKLYDALAFSVEAKFRYTFVDDLDYSTPSIPSLNFGGTGNDWYMFTGFSLIYTFGRPACYTEGL from the coding sequence ATGAAAAACAGTATATTATTTATCGTATTTGTAAGCTTTTCTTCGATATTATTGGGGCAAGTGTACGAAATTGGAGTTTCTGTAGGAGGCTCTAATTATGTGGGTGACATTGGTAGAACAAACTACATTTACCCTAATAGACCAGCTGGAGCTGTGTTTTTTAAGTACAATTGGAACCCAAGAATGGCCTTAAGAGCTACTTACAGCTATTTACCAATACAAGGAGATGATGTAAATGCAGATACTGATTTTAAACAAAACAGAGAATTAAATTTTAAAAACACAATTCACGAATTGGCAGCAGGTATGGAATACAATTTTTATGAATTTGACATGTCGTCAAAAGATAAAACTTGGACGCCTTACATTTTAGTTGAATTGGCTGCATTTAGGTATAAAAGTGCGCAAGCAGAACCACAGCCAGGAGAATATGTGTTTACAAACAAAACATCTTATGCAGTTCCAATAGGAGTTGGTTTTAAATCTAAATTATATGATGCTTTAGCCTTTTCTGTTGAAGCAAAATTTAGATATACTTTTGTAGACGATTTAGATTATTCTACACCAAGTATACCATCTTTAAATTTTGGAGGAACTGGAAATGATTGGTATATGTTTACAGGTTTTTCTTTAATATATACATTTGGGAGACCCGCTTGTTATACAGAAGGTTTATAA